Proteins co-encoded in one Pseudophryne corroboree isolate aPseCor3 chromosome 1, aPseCor3.hap2, whole genome shotgun sequence genomic window:
- the LOC135052089 gene encoding vomeronasal type-2 receptor 26-like — MAEYIQENLAKGFIRPSQSPVGSWFFFMIPKSRCNDRCPPGYRKAFNGGFHVCCYDCVPCSEGEISNTTDSDICHRCPEEEWPDERKVRCVPKTYDFLSYEKDFVVQISAVTASSFSAVTLFILGNFIYYWNTPIVKANNRAVSFILLISILLSFLCVFLFLGRPVDITCRLRQTSFGISFSTAVSSVLAKTVTVFIAFKATKPGSSWRKWVTLKVSNYVVFVCSSVQVLICGIWLTVSSPYQEYDHHSYNGMIIIQCNEGSVIGLYSMLGYIGILAFVNFVLAFMVRTLPDSFNEAKYITFSMLVFFSVWIAMIPAYLSTRGKYMVAVEIFAILASCAGVLGCIFFPKLYIMLIKPEFNSRKTILGKNTI; from the exons ATCCCCAAATCTCGGTGCAATGACAGATGTCCTCCTgggtacagaaaagcttttaatgGAGGATTCCATGTCTGCTGCTATGACTGTGTCCCATGTTCTGAGGGGGAAATTTCTAATACAACAG aCAGTGATATCTGCCACAGATGTCCTGAAGAAGAGTGGCCGGATGAGAGAAAAGTGAGATGTGTACCCAAAACATACGACTTTCTGTCCTATGAAAAGGACTTTGTGGTGCAAATATCTGCAGTAACAGCTTCATCTTTCTCTGCTGTAACATTATTTATATTAGGGAACTTTATTTATTACTGGAACACCCCAATTGTGAAAGCCAATAACCGGGCTGTAAGCTTCATTCTCCTGATCTCCATCTTGCTGAGCTTCCTCTGTGTGTTTTTGTTCCTCGGCCGACCGGTGGATATAACCTGCAGACTCAGACAGACATCATTTGGGATCTCCTTCTCCACAGCTGTCTCTTCTGTATTAGCGAAGACTGTCACTGTCTTCATTGCTTTCAAAGCCACCAAACCCGGCAGCTCCTGGAGGAAGTGGGTCACACTCAAAGTATCTAATTACGTGGTCTTTGTGTGCTCCTCTGTCCAAGTTCTGATCTGTGGTATCTGGCTGACTGTTTCTTCTCCCTACCAGGAGTATGACCATCACTCCTATAATGGAATGATCATcattcagtgtaatgaggggtcagtGATTGGGTTATACTCTATGTTGGGTTATATAGGGATCCTGGCATTTGTGAACTTtgttctggctttcatggtgaggacattaccaGACAGCTTCAATGAGGCCAagtacatcaccttcagcatgctggtgttctTCAGTGTCTGGATTGCAATGATCCCGGCCTATCTGAGCACCAGAGGGAAATACATGGTGGCTGTGGAGATATTCGCCATACTGGCCTCATGTGCTGGTGTACTGggctgtatatttttcccaaaGCTGTATATTATGCTTATAAAACCTGAATTTAACTCCAGAAAAACAATACTGGGGAAAAACACTATATAA